The Triticum aestivum cultivar Chinese Spring chromosome 6D, IWGSC CS RefSeq v2.1, whole genome shotgun sequence genomic sequence gactcctcctgagattggagagctcttgttatccttattctcgtgattcgttgagaaattgctcctaattcgtgctccacgactagatcgtgttgtgtggattagaattcgtggtttcccttgcggattgcacctatcCCGTGCTCCACGACTTGAGCGTGGTTGTGTGGGGGTAGTATTACAGGTTGTGGAACGGCGAATGTTCGGATTGCAAGCTTCGgtgagcatcctcctcgtcgggtcataatctcttattttccattttccggctacttgcagctagttatccccatccatTTATCGATCCTACGCCGTGAAGATCGGACCTCCCCTTGTACTCCCACTTCTTCGAAGACGAGGTCGCATCatctggtattcagagcaaggtttaCACGGCAGGATCTGTATCTTTGTTGCTAGATCTatccttttttgtttgttttttccccgtcctagagtccaaagccaaaaagccacacaaaaaaatccaagcctttgttgctgagatctagttgtttgctttcctctttgtgtttgcaccaagttctatccaaagttgctgctgtttttctttgagtcttgttgttggatctattgtgctgtaaaaaaagagcaaaaaacaagagagagaaaaaagagtgaaaaaagagcaaaaaaaagagaagagaaagtgtTGAGCAACTGTGCAATCATATTCAGTTTGGTGAGAAATTTTAGAAGTTGAATGGCAAGTGTTGCAGCTCAAACGTGGTGCAAGGATCTATAATTtttttcttgttcatttggttTGCATCGATTGGATCTCAGCACTAGCCCTCCCTTTTTACCCCACCCAGATCCATCTAGAAACCGTCGGCTTCCTTCCTTTCATTCGCCCGTCCACTCCTGATTTGCTACTTCCGCACAGCCGCCAAGGAATCATTAGAATTTGGGTAAGCAAGAAGGTGAGCTGAGTGTATCCAACTCGAGTGTACATGGACATCAACATGTGGAAGATGATCTCCCAAAAACTCACGCAGCACTTGGTGATATGATTGAGGTGAGTATAGTTGCAGCTATGCGAAGGATGTTTGGTGGTCGTCTTCCTATTGCGGGTAATGGGGATCAACATCAACACAGCCCCGCTGCCTCGCTGGCTGCCGACAACCGGCAACGTCAAGGAAACGACGATCGCCATGTTGGTCGTGGAAGAGCGGCAGGAGCTGCTGCCCACGGCGCCCCTGCTGTTGGTGCTGAACGGAGGTGTGGCGACTTTGCTGCCTCCCGTGAGGGTGGGCTGCATGGAGGAGAAGCTCGCGGGTGAGTCCATGACCCCCGCGGGTTTGCTGCTGACCACCGGCGACGAGCGGCACATGATGGCGATGCCATTTTTCTTGAAGATCAATCCGAGCATGGTGACGAAGATGAAGGCATGGGGGACTATGAACCCTACTCCCCGCCTCACCGTGGTGCTGTTTTTGGTCGCAATGGTCATCATTACGACCATCGTGATCAGGATGACCGTGACAACCAAGCGAGAGTGAAGCTACCTGTGCCATCATTCACCGGAAAAGAGGATCCGGATGCATATATTGAGTGGGAAGAGAAGTGTGATCAGATCTTTCGGATCCATGGTTTTTCTGAAGCTAAGAGAGTTGATCTTGCTGTTATGGAGTTCTTTGGTTATGCTCTTACATGGTGGAATCAGCTGCAAGACGATCGGTTGATGTCTGGCAATAATCATATCCGCAGCTGGACTTTGATGAAGGAAGTCATGAGGCGCCGTTTTGTTCCATCATACTATGAGAGGCATTTGTACAAGCGGTTGTAGGGGCTCACTCAAGGTTCCCGCACTGTTGAGTACTACTATAAAGAGATGGAGGTGCTGCTAATTTGGACAAGAACCCGTGAAAGTGATGAGGCGAAGATGGCAAGATTTTTACATGGGTTGAATGAtgaaatatcagattttgtggagaTGTTTCCTTATGATACATTACAAGATGTGGTACATCAAGCTATAAGAGTTGAGAAGAAGAATATGCGTAATGGTCATACTCGTGCTTTCCAAGGCCGCGCCACTACACGCTCATGGCAGCGAGCACAACAGCCATATGGTTCTCAGTTTGAGGGTGCACCACCTAGACACCCACATGCCTCGACGGCTTCCTCACCTGCTATTCGCAATCAAGATAAGAGGTCATCAGCTACAGCAGGAGTATCCTCTACTCCACCTCCAGAAAAGAGTTTTACACGCAGCAACGATATTCAATGCCACAAGTGCAAAGGAAGAGGTCATATTTCTTCGGAATGTCCAAGCAAAAGAACTATGATCATCAATGAACGAGGTGAATGGGAGTCTGAAAGTGACCCTgaaggtggcaatgatgaagtggaagaGGAGCAAGGTTGGGAAGTAGGAGGAACTATTTTATCTCATGAGGAATTTGATGGAGAAGCTTTGGTTGTATGTCGTTCACTTAATGCCTAGGTTGTGGAGGAGGACAAGGGGCAGCGGCATAATCTTTTCCACACCCGTTGCCTTGTCAACTCAAAGATATGTCGATTGATTGTTGATAGTGGCAGCTGCAACAATATTGCAAGCacggagatggtcgagaagcttcaATTGCAAACAAAACGTCACCCACACCCATACCTCATGCAATGGTTGAATGATTGTGGCACAATTAAGGTGATTAGCAGTGTGCAAATATCAATTTCAGTTGGGACATATCAAGATGATGTTGAGTGTGATGTGGTGCCGATGCACGCTTGTCACTTGCTTCTTGGACGACCGTGGTTGCATGACCGTGATGTGCAAATCAGCGGGCATGCGAATCGCTTATGTTTTATCCATAAAGGAGAAAAGTTCACTTGGCTGTCCATGACACCCGAGGAAGTCTATCTTGATGAGAtgaaaaggaaaggaaagaaaaagggaGAGAGTGATCATACACAATGAGTGAGCCACCAACATAGTGAGGGAGTGTTTCCACAGCCAAAAGTTCCACagccaaatatgaccaagccccgggAAAAACAGGGATTAGTTATGATGGCTAGGAAAAGAGATATGCGGGAATTGAGAGAACCTAATGCTCCATTCTTTGTACCAATGTACAAGGAAACTTTATTGGCTGCTAACGACTTACCCTCAACTCTTCCTAGTGTTGTATTAGATCTTCTGCAGGAGTATGGGGATGTGCTTCACAAGGAGGTGCCACCCAGATTGCCGCTGAAGCGAGGCATTGAACACCAAATCGACTTGGTTCCGGGCGCCCCGCTTCCAAAAATTCCACATATTGAGAGTGCTAAGAGGGGtgagttgagtgactccaccaaatgtGAGGAAGAATGTCCATTTTCCAAAAATCCACATATTGAGAATGATAAGAGaggtgagatgagtgactccaccagatGTGAGGAAGAGTGTTCACTTCCCAAAAGTCCACATAATCAGAGTGATAAGAGAGGTGAGGTGAGTGAGTCCACCAAGTGTGAGGATCAGATTGTTCAAATGAGATTAGAGAGATGGAATATCTCCACCCATGTATACCTCACATTCAGCGAGAGAGGATTAGTGAGTTGTGTGAGTCCACCAAATATGAGGGTGAGGTAATCCATCACAAGATTAGAGAAATGAGTGAACCACAACATATTATATCACAACATCAAAGTGAGAGGAGTAGCGAGTTGTGTGAGTCCACCAAATCTGAGCTTGAGGTGTTTACACACAATATCAAAGAGATGAGTGATCCCCCAAATGAAAGGAGAGAAGACTATTCAACTACTAACCATTCACAAAGCTCTCTTTCTTTGAAGTATGTGCAGATGCAAAAATCATACTTAGCTGCCCTGCTACAGCGATGGGAGGATGAgatccatgaacaattatggcgcacGTGGAGCACCATCAAAGAAACATCATGTGGGGTAAGTGATCTTCAAAAAGGCATGGAGGTACTCAGTGAGGTAAAAGAAAAGAGATCATTCATCTTGAAGCACCCAGAGGTATGCACTGATGAGCTCTTGAAGCATTGGCGTGATGAAATTAGAGAAAAGCTGATTGCTATGTCATCCATCAAACAATATCCTTTTGTTAATCATAATGAAACCATCAAGGAGCCAATAAAACTAAATACTGAATATGCTTATTCGACTTTTACTTGGCCAAGGTATTTTGTATTGTCCTTGTGCTATTATTTTGTAGACCGAAGGAAGTCGAGGGCGActtttcttcaagagagggaggATGATACAAACATGGATGTGCCTGATTACAAGTTTGTACTCCATGGAAATGTTAGCTGGAAAGAATTGCTGAGTCAAACAAAACATTTGAAGTTCGCAAAGGTGAAAGCTAAACTTAAGCATTTGATAAAATCTTGGCATTGTTTCTTTGTACTGGCCAATTTTGTTTTGTGTGATGACCAGCTAGAGTCGAGGATGACTCCTTTTCAAGAGAGGGAGGATGATAAGGACATGAAAACCATTCAACCCTTAGAGTCAAGGACGACTCCTtttcaagagggggaggatgatgaggacatcacagCCATGGATACCACACCAACAATCATCaacggtccaatcacaagaagtcgcgcAATGCAAGTAAATGATCAGGTGCATGCTAACTTAAGTTtatcatttgaccttgaaaacatggttgtgccttcacctcctttgttgttggttgaactcaggtgcaatatcgaagaaggccaaacacatATCAGTCCATGCAAAACAATGTTTATGACGAAGAAACAAAGTTAGGAGTTCATGAAGAAATGAGTTGTctgctgaagaaacattgttccgattctgaggaaacaatgttttgcacgAGTTTGGATATCCCAACTTGCGAAAGGTTTCCAGAACTCGACTATGCTActgaaggaaacattgttcgactccagtgaacaatgtttggtcgggaactgccaaccacctccaacgagagTTTTCCAGAAGCTACTTCATTAAGTCTCGAAGCCATTTAGTCAAACCAAAGTTGGTTCTCTTTCACACCTAAGCTGGTTCCCAAAGCTAGTTTGTTTCCACACCTATCCAAGGGGGTTGTcccgattataaataggctagctcttcccttcgttggggacttttgccatttctatcaaagaccaaagacatagactcctcctgagattggagagctcttgttatccttattctcgtgattccttaagaaattgctcctaattcgtgctccacgactagatcgtgttgtgtggattagagttcgtggtttcccttgcggattgcacctatcccgtgctccacgacttgagcgtggttgtgtggggtagtattgcggGTTGTGGAACGGCGAATGTTCGTATTGCAAGCTTCggtgagcatcctcctcgtcaggtcataatctcttattttccattttccggctgcttgcagctagttatccctatCCATTTATCGATCCTACGCCGTGAAGATCGGACCTCCCCTTGTACTCCCTCTTCTTCGAAGACGGGGTGAAATCACTTATCCTACTAGTGAGTTGGTATCTCAacgtccttttgacttagttcattctgatgtccGGGGTCCTGCTCCCTctgattcgaaaggtggtcatcgctactatatcttgtttattgatgatttctctcgctacacttggctctacttcatgaaatctcgtagcgaggttctctctatatacaaacgttttgctgccatggttcacacccagttttccacgcccattcgtacttttcgtgctgactccaCTGGTGAGTTTATCTCCCAGCTGTTGCGTGGTGTTCTTGCAGAATAGgctcttgcccagttctcatgtcctggtgctcatgctcataATGGCGTCGCCGAACGTAAGCATCATCATTTACTTGAGACGGCTCATGCGCTAATGATTGCCGCTTCCCTTCCACCCCACTTTTGGGCTAAGGCTGTTtctgcatccacctatctcatcaacattcagccattgactgctctgcagggtggtattcctatggagtgtctcactggtcgttctcctgactactcagctcttcgtatgtttggatgtgtgtgctatgtccttcttgccccgcgagaacgcaccaaactgactgctcagtcggttgagtgtgttttccttggctacagtgatgagcacaagggctatcgctgttgggatcctgttggtcgtcgtttgcgcatctcgcgtgatgtgacctTTGACGAGTCTCGCTCTTACTACCCACGTCCTTCTTCCTCGAGCTTCTCTATGGACgatgtttcttttcttcttctccccgatacaccctgctatgtgcctcatgtctcacctcctcctcctgcacctctcattccttctccttcaccaccgacaccatcttccccatcctcctcctccacctctccaccatcatcttCAGTCCGTCGCCCCCTCTCACCgtttcctctccactatactcgtcgcCCTCGTTTTGAGGATGCTTCTCCTGACgcgccttccacctctggtgcacctccCTTCACGCCTCCCCCGGTTCATAACCTTCGTGCTCGGCCTTGCCCCCCGCCTGATCGCTACTCTCCTGATCGGTACGGTCTCTCTGttattgctgagcccacttcctatcggattgccatgactcagcctgaatggcagcttgcgatggccgaagagcttgctgcccttgagcgctctggcacatgggatctggtttccctcccttccggtgttcgtcccatcacctgcaagtgggtctacaagattaagactcactctgatggttctcttgagcgctaaagCGCATCTGGTGGCCCGTGGTTTTCAGCAAGAGCAGggacgcgattatgatgagacatttcgctcctgtggcccacatgaccactgttcgcactcttcttcctgtggcttctgttcgtcattggtctatctctcaacttgatgtttagaacgcctttctcaatggcgagttgcgtgaggtggtttatatgcagccaccaccggggtactatgctcctgatggtatggtctgtagacttcgccgctccctttatggtcttaaacaggcccctcgcgcctggtttgagcgcttcgcctctgtggtgactgccgctggcttcttgcccagtgatcatgatcccgcgtTGTTTGTTCACACATCTCCTcatggtcggactcttctccttctctatgttgatgacatgatcatcactggtgacgactctgactacattgcctttgttaaggctcgccttcgcaaccagttcctcatgactgatcttggtccactttgctattttcttgggattgagatctcctcgacctctgatggcttctacatctccccagaaaaatatattcaggatcttcttgctcgcgctgctctcggtgatgagcgcacagttgtgactcctatggagctcagcgttcagcttcgtgcctctgatggtgaccctcttcctaatcccactcgctatcgtcaccttgttggcagtcttgtctatcttgctgtcacgcgtcctgacatctcctatctGTCCACATCCTGAGTTagtttgtttcagcccccacctctgtccactatagtcatctcctccgtgttctacgatatcttcgtggcacgatctctcagcgccttttctttccccgctccagctctcttgagctccaggcctaccctgatgctacctgggctagtgatccctctgatcgacgctcgctgtctgcttattgtgtctttcttggtggctctcttattgcctggaagacaaagaaacagactgtAGTTTCTCGCTCGAgcacagaggctgagttgcgagccatggctatgttgacggctgaggtgatccggttacggtggttacttgaggattttggtgtgtctgctactacctcgactcccttacTGTCAGACAATACctgtgctatcagtattgcgcgcgacccggtgaagcatgagctcaccaagcacatcggtgtggatgcccactttgtgcgtgctgctgtgcaggatcagactctcgctcttcactatgtgccctttgagttacagttggcggacttcttcatgaaggcacagactcgagcgcagcatggctttttcctctccaaacttagtgttgttgatccaccatgagtttgagggggggtgttagatgtgtatagtcccttttcggtatatccccattgtataaggggtttcctgcactttactacacatgtatatgtaatggcctttgaCCCTCAGTGAATACTAGTTGCTGTTTATCTAACAGTATGGAACATGAATATTTGAAGTAAGATATGAGAGCTAAAATTGCAAATGCATATGATTCATTGTGTTTGATTATTGTGTAgcaatattttttattaaaataTAATAAATAGTATAGTAGAATGACTTTTTTTttcatgtttgcatgttgaggtgggcttTTTCTTATGCATGGTTGCATGCGTTGAGGTGGGTCTTTTGCCATGCATGTTGCATGAAGAGGTGGAAATAAATccgtgggggctagctatttataTATGAACGATTATGTTTACCATTCACCAGGAAGTTTTGAGCTTGTGTCAGTTTTTACTAGGAAAAAAAGAAGGGTTGGCTTGTGCATTTCTTTTTCATAAAAGAGCGCCTTTTATTTTATTGACCTTATTTTACCCTTACAAGGAAGTTGTGGCCTATGACAGTTTTTATCTGGAAGGGACTGGTTtatgcctcccccccccccccccccccccccccccccccccccgataaaaTGCGATTTTATTGACTCGTAATACAAACACAATGAACACATGCATATCTGACTCTGCATGACTAGGGTGCGTATAAtcaacaccaacacacacacaaATGATCACATTGGCAAAGAAtaaagtcatacaagaccaaaaTACGCCTAGTCAGAGAAAAATGAGAAAAAAGAAATGAAGCGAACAAAACAACTTTTTGTTTGTGAAATACAACATCAACCATCAGACACCAATCATCTTACTACGAGAAAGCTTCTAAAAAACCAAGCTAGCTTGTGCATGGGAGGAAGTTCGCTAACAGACCGCTAGAGGTGGGATGCGAAGGGAGTCACGAAGAGGAACAAGGGATGATGAATAGAAGCTGAAAAAACTGCACGTTTCACTGTTGCTTGAAATTTATGAAATATTTTCTACATTTTCCTGAGTCAACTGAGAattagtttatttatttatttttggagaaaagagAATTAGTTTACTTAACCTTAGTTGACCGAGAAGTAGTTAAATCTCAGCCAGGGAGTTAAGCGTTGGGTTTGTTTGCTAATCTTAGCTCCGACTGCATCATTTGTGGATGTTTTTTTTCCTGAGAAATATCCGTCGTTCGTTTGAGTGACCAGACTGTTCGTGTCTTTGTGGGTTCTTGTTTTATTTGTCTTGTTGGGCTTTTTTGCGATTCTTTTGACCCATATGTTGTGTGTTGATATGTATATTTGTTGCAGAAGTTCAAAATAATAATATTTGTTGCAGTTTTGCGTTCGATTGATGGGTGAGACTGCAGCACTAAAAAAAGTGGTGATCTGCGATGGGCTCGGTGGGTTCAACGGCGACCATCGACCGAGTGGCCGTCAATTGGTGCTTGCAGCCACTAATGAATTTTACATCGGCGACTTGCGGTTAGTTTTCACCGTAAATGCTGAGATTTCTAAGATTTTGTTGATCCCCTTTGCTGACTTTGCTTTGTGAAATTTGTCCCGTACCACTTGATCTAGCTGTTTCTTGATTGGATTGTTTCCTAATCTGTAGCTATGTGGTGAATAATAAGGGACGATGAAATTTTGATCTTGCATTTGTCACCATGAACAACATTACCATGAGCAAACAAGTAGTTCAATCTGCCAAGGAAACTAAGTAGCATCTCTCTTTTTGTTCGGCAGTTTATGTACTTGCTTCTGAAGCACAGGTTAACTCAGCTATATTTATAGAACAGCAGCAACAAAAATATAGAAGTAGAATACAATAAAACTCATCAGATCACGAAAAATATGTAATTTGTAAAATAGCTGCTTACATAGATGTTTCAGTTATACATGATACATGGAAGAACAATATGTACCTGTATGGCTGTATGTATTTACATATACACAGAAGATGCACAACATTTTCTTATCAGATCATTTATTTTCAAATCGGAGAGATCCTGGTATCGAAGCACTATGGTGAGAGCAAACTTTGTGAATTTTTGTGTATACAGTACACTTCACACATACTAGTTTTCTGGGATGGGAGCGTAACCCTGTGGCTCTTCAAGGCGAGCTGGAGCAACAGCAGCTACAACAACAGAGGCACCAAATAGCACAACAACCAATGCCGTGAAGTTCACCAGAAATGACTCTGGTCCATATTTATCGATGCCTGAGCTTTGGAGGAAGGTGAGCTTCTCCAGAAACCCAAGTTCTGCCGTTGCCAGGGCTAAAATGTAAACGAAGATCCCAAGTAGTGCGTGCCAAGGAAGAGCACTCTTCCTCACATTTGGCGCAGCCTtggggaagaagaaggccaagaatccaAATATCCACTGTGACACATAACGCAAATTAAAGAGCACTCATCAAAACTCAATTAAAACAATTTTTCGAATTCTTTGGCCTTCAACTATTTCTTTGGTATGCATCAGCTCTAAACTAATCCATTTTTCCGCAACCAATCTGATTAGTAATAGCATAAAAATACAAGCATGAAGTATATGGGTCAATTATATTGATAACATATTTTAAAAGAATATAGATTCGCCCATATAAATTATCCATAGTCTTACCTATGCGTACTTTTTTAGAATAATCCGATACTAAAATTTTATTAAATGCTTAAAATATTGTCTGCCTGTTCTACTGTAAGTGAACTGTGTCAGCGGACTCATAAAAGGTTAGAAACTACATTCATTTACAAATACGTAAAACCAATGTGATCAAATGAATCAGGTTGATAAATGGAATAGAGAATTGCAATGATAACGGAAGTCGAAAAAGTCTTACCTGAATACCATATAGAGAAATTGTtcctattccaagccaagaatgCAGACTGTAAAGGTTAGCAATTCCAGTTTCATTGTGATTCTTGAAAGCACAGTATATCCCGACCGCACCGAGCACGAGCGCAATCGCATGGAGTATTAGATGGATCAATTTAGTTGTATCATGGTTCACCGTAGGTAGTACCTTGTATACCATTATAGCTGCCAAAATGGACAAAATcttacaaacaaaagaaaaaccACGAGGCAGAAAAGTGGAGGAATTTTCAGCATTACCTTCACTGCCAAGAATAATAAAGCCAATCAACATAAGAACGGGATGAACCTGTAATATCCAACATTAAAAATATTCTCGAAATTGCTAAATATAAAGCAAATTATTATCCTAAAAACTGTTACAAACAGCAGGGAGCACAAGTAATTCTGAAGCTCCACCTCTCACTGAGGG encodes the following:
- the LOC123144939 gene encoding probable ascorbate-specific transmembrane electron transporter 1, with protein sequence MGLGVRAAPFTYVAHALAVVAAAMVLYWCIHFRGGLAFEAANKNLIFNVHPVLMLIGFIILGSEAIMVYKVLPTVNHDTTKLIHLILHAIALVLGAVGIYCAFKNHNETGIANLYSLHSWLGIGTISLYGIQWIFGFLAFFFPKAAPNVRKSALPWHALLGIFVYILALATAELGFLEKLTFLQSSGIDKYGPESFLVNFTALVVVLFGASVVVAAVAPARLEEPQGYAPIPEN